One Diabrotica virgifera virgifera chromosome 3, PGI_DIABVI_V3a genomic window carries:
- the LOC126881349 gene encoding uncharacterized protein LOC126881349, which produces MTRTSKQTTRYTESENIIDPKLFKNTNHKFTDYFNSFDYIFISFLTITTLIYLLLYFEEISWQLSSIGRIFLVKLLPYFDWRHLKSQECLIQPIFKQTEFVSDRLNCDVCEEMVGVDVYEALDEDILEERYIKLDNPLIISKGLDTWPNNSAFIKNIQEEKSSKLYPCKLSTNIFKGISDLETVLSKLKYFDQFFIHFQNCDLDAMRTLRKYTFRPKELPAAYSPTLYSWLIWNKTYNITNYKPVELVEKVTVIGQLFGSTYIRLIPRKNCETLCPILDILLQKRELLIFTSLWDLEYKPHPVGENMAVIMEYRD; this is translated from the coding sequence atgacCAGAACATCGAAGCAAACTACTAGATACACCGAATCGGAAAATATAATCGACCCAAAACTTTTCAAGAATACAAACCACAAATTCACCGATTATTTTAATAGTTTTGATTACATATTTATAAGCTTTCTGACTATTACTACACTCATTTATCTTCTTTTGTACTTTGAAGAAATTTCCTGGCAATTATCATCAATAGGAAgaatatttttggtaaaattactTCCATATTTCGATTGGAGACATCTAAAAAGTCAAGAATGCCTTATACAACCCATTTTTAAACAAACCGAGTTTGTATCTGATCGATTAAATTGTGATGTTTGTGAAGAAATGGTAGGAGTCGATGTGTATGAGGCTCTTGACGAAGATATCTTGGAAGAACGGTATATTAAGCTTGACAACCCTTTGATAATAAGTAAAGGTTTAGATACTTGGCCCAATAATTCagcatttattaaaaatatacaagAGGAGAAATCATCTAAGTTATATCCTTGCAAGTTATCAACAAATATCTTCAAAGGGATCAGTGATCTGGAAACAGTTTTGTCCAAATTAAAATATTTCGATCAATTCTTTATCCATTTTCAAAACTGTGACCTTGATGCGATGAGAACCTTAAGAAAATACACATTTCGACCCAAAGAATTACCAGCCGCTTATTCACCAACTTTGTATAGCTGGTTGATATGGAATAAAACTTATAACATTACAAATTATAAACCAGTGGAGCTCGTAGAAAAGGTAACAGTTATTGGTCAGCTCTTTGGATCTACATATATCAGACTTATTCCGAGAAAAAACTGCGAAACTCTATGCCCTATCTTGGATATTCTATTACAGAAAAGAGAGTTATTGATCTTCACCAGTCTTTGGGATCTAGAGTACAAGCCACATCCAGTAGGTGAAAATATGGCTGTGATAATGGAATACAGAGATTAA